One Cupriavidus taiwanensis DNA window includes the following coding sequences:
- a CDS encoding ABC transporter substrate-binding protein translates to MNRRDLLKLAALSAVPTSLIHGRSALAAGEALEFGCPVPMSGAFAANGKFADLGMRLAVDQYGQVLGRPLRYSVLDTEGKPATAVRKVQELAQQKAARYFAGGILSSESLAMGKEAEKFGGVFVTTAGADEITGKDCNRATFRWSVPTFGAIERTVRPLIESMPKAKRWYTITPQYVFGDGLLSAAKAIFKEKGIEHVGNSYHALTEKEFSGYLTNALAAKPDVLLILNFGSQSADTLRQAVSFGMKKNTTILLAWASGLEQFESLGADLCEGVYFGAQYWHGVDTPLNRELVKRSHDKFKANPNYSLAGSYICTKIMLDGMIKAGSADPKAVIAALEGMKYEGLTGPEEIRAADHQVLKNYYLLKGKAKARMKDKDDYAEIVSVGKAFLPVDQTQCKMA, encoded by the coding sequence TTGAATCGTCGTGACCTGCTGAAACTGGCGGCGCTGTCCGCCGTCCCCACCTCCCTGATCCATGGCCGCAGCGCCCTTGCCGCGGGCGAGGCACTGGAATTCGGCTGCCCGGTGCCGATGTCGGGCGCCTTCGCCGCCAACGGCAAATTCGCCGACCTGGGCATGCGGCTCGCCGTCGACCAGTACGGCCAGGTGCTGGGCCGGCCGCTGCGCTACAGCGTGCTCGACACAGAAGGCAAGCCCGCCACCGCGGTGCGCAAGGTGCAGGAGCTGGCGCAGCAGAAGGCGGCGCGCTATTTCGCCGGCGGCATCCTGTCGTCCGAATCGCTGGCGATGGGCAAGGAGGCGGAAAAATTCGGCGGCGTGTTCGTCACCACCGCCGGGGCCGACGAGATCACCGGCAAGGACTGCAACCGCGCCACGTTCCGCTGGTCGGTGCCGACCTTCGGCGCGATCGAGCGCACCGTGCGGCCGCTGATCGAATCGATGCCCAAGGCGAAACGCTGGTACACCATCACGCCTCAATACGTGTTCGGCGACGGGCTGCTGTCGGCGGCGAAGGCGATCTTCAAGGAGAAGGGCATCGAGCACGTCGGCAACAGCTACCACGCCCTGACCGAGAAGGAATTCAGCGGCTACCTGACCAATGCGCTGGCGGCCAAGCCCGACGTGCTGCTGATCCTGAACTTCGGCTCGCAGTCCGCCGATACGCTGCGCCAGGCCGTCAGCTTCGGCATGAAGAAGAACACCACCATCCTGCTGGCATGGGCTTCGGGACTGGAGCAATTCGAATCGCTCGGCGCCGACCTGTGCGAAGGCGTTTATTTCGGCGCGCAGTACTGGCACGGCGTGGATACGCCGCTGAACCGCGAGCTGGTCAAGCGCAGCCACGACAAGTTCAAGGCCAATCCCAACTACAGCCTGGCGGGCTCGTACATCTGCACCAAGATCATGCTGGACGGCATGATCAAGGCCGGCAGCGCCGACCCGAAGGCCGTAATCGCCGCGCTCGAAGGCATGAAGTACGAGGGCCTGACCGGGCCGGAGGAAATCCGCGCCGCCGACCACCAGGTGCTGAAGAACTACTACCTGCTCAAGGGCAAGGCCAAGGCGCGCATGAAGGACAAGGACGACTACGCCGAGATCGTCAGCGTCGGCAAGGCCTTCCTGCCGGTCGACCAGACCCAGTGCAAGATGGCCTGA
- a CDS encoding branched-chain amino acid ABC transporter permease → MNVYLLQVINGVGIGMLYFLLAVGLSIVFGLLRFVNFAHGAFYALGAYLCFQALQFGMNFWMALVLAPVIIGALAWLTEKLMLRHVYAQPHEFHILVTVGLALAIQELIIVGWGPLGVDVPPPDALQGVVMWGDFIYPKYRLFVIGFAGLLALALWWLLEGTRLGSAVRAGSESTEMVSLLGINVFRLFSLMFALGAATAAIAGVLAAPIRGAEPFMGVEALGVAFIVVVVGGMGSFTGALVGGLLVGVVQSLMSTLWPEGARLMIYVAMAAVLLLRPHGLLGRG, encoded by the coding sequence ATGAACGTCTATCTGTTGCAGGTGATCAACGGCGTCGGCATAGGCATGCTCTACTTCCTGCTGGCGGTAGGGCTGTCGATCGTGTTCGGCCTGTTGCGCTTCGTCAATTTCGCGCATGGCGCGTTCTATGCGCTGGGTGCCTACCTTTGCTTCCAGGCGCTGCAGTTCGGCATGAACTTCTGGATGGCGCTGGTGCTGGCGCCGGTCATCATCGGCGCGCTGGCCTGGCTGACCGAGAAGCTCATGCTGCGCCACGTCTATGCGCAGCCGCACGAGTTCCACATCCTGGTCACGGTGGGCCTGGCGCTGGCGATCCAGGAACTCATCATCGTCGGCTGGGGGCCGCTCGGCGTTGACGTGCCGCCGCCGGACGCGCTGCAGGGCGTGGTGATGTGGGGCGACTTTATCTATCCCAAGTACCGGCTGTTCGTGATCGGCTTTGCCGGCCTGCTGGCCCTCGCCCTGTGGTGGCTGCTGGAAGGCACGCGGCTGGGCAGCGCGGTGCGAGCGGGCAGCGAATCGACCGAGATGGTGTCGCTGCTCGGCATCAACGTGTTCCGCCTGTTCAGCCTGATGTTCGCGCTGGGCGCCGCCACCGCGGCGATCGCCGGCGTGCTGGCCGCGCCGATCCGCGGCGCCGAGCCGTTCATGGGGGTCGAGGCGCTGGGCGTGGCCTTTATCGTGGTCGTGGTGGGGGGCATGGGCAGCTTCACCGGCGCGCTGGTGGGCGGCCTGCTGGTGGGAGTGGTGCAGAGCCTGATGAGCACGCTGTGGCCCGAAGGCGCGCGGCTGATGATCTATGTCGCCATGGCCGCGGTGTTGCTGCTGCGTCCGCATGGCTTGCTGGGGAGGGGATGA
- a CDS encoding branched-chain amino acid ABC transporter permease, with protein MAMQRQWLLRYRFWWLALGVTLLLPLTMRSGTLATEVLIYAMAAMACNLLLGYTGLLSFGQGIFFGLGSYAVGLALTRASLPMPLALLLAIAIGAAAAALVGWFAIRQRGTYFVMLTLAFAQMFYFLAYTAPGITGGDNGLLDIPRPPLSVAGHALVPLASPWQFYGFVAVLFLAVFLAVLRVTGSVLGRTLLAIRDNEERALAVGYNVKAFKLLAFMVSGAVTGLAGALHAMLTGIAPLTNIDYHASEMILVMTVIGGTGNIFASVLGAAFYVLLADWLSTLWPRWLMLLGFLLIAVSLFMQRGLWGLGATVWERLRGLRRAPVTQEERA; from the coding sequence ATGGCTATGCAAAGACAATGGCTCTTGCGCTACCGCTTCTGGTGGCTGGCACTCGGCGTCACGCTGCTGCTGCCGCTGACCATGCGCTCCGGCACGCTCGCCACCGAAGTGCTGATCTACGCGATGGCTGCGATGGCGTGCAACCTGCTGCTCGGCTACACCGGCCTGCTGTCGTTCGGCCAGGGCATCTTCTTCGGGCTGGGCAGCTATGCGGTGGGGCTGGCGCTGACGCGCGCCAGCCTGCCGATGCCGCTGGCGCTGCTGCTGGCGATCGCGATCGGCGCGGCCGCCGCGGCGCTGGTGGGCTGGTTTGCGATCCGCCAGCGCGGCACCTACTTCGTGATGCTGACGCTGGCGTTCGCGCAGATGTTCTACTTCCTCGCCTATACCGCGCCCGGCATCACCGGCGGCGACAACGGCCTGCTCGACATCCCGCGTCCGCCGCTGTCCGTGGCGGGGCATGCGCTGGTGCCGCTGGCGTCGCCATGGCAGTTCTATGGCTTTGTCGCGGTGCTGTTCCTGGCGGTGTTCCTGGCGGTGCTGCGCGTGACCGGGTCCGTGCTGGGCCGCACGCTGCTGGCGATCCGCGACAACGAGGAGCGCGCGCTGGCGGTCGGCTACAACGTCAAGGCGTTCAAGCTGCTGGCCTTCATGGTTTCCGGCGCGGTCACCGGGCTGGCCGGCGCGCTGCACGCCATGCTGACCGGCATCGCGCCGCTGACCAATATCGACTACCACGCCAGCGAGATGATCCTGGTGATGACCGTGATCGGCGGCACCGGCAATATCTTCGCGTCGGTGCTGGGCGCCGCTTTCTATGTGCTGCTGGCGGACTGGCTGTCGACGCTGTGGCCGCGCTGGCTGATGCTGCTCGGCTTCCTGCTGATCGCGGTCAGCCTGTTCATGCAGCGCGGGCTGTGGGGACTTGGGGCCACGGTATGGGAGCGTCTGCGCGGCCTGCGCCGCGCGCCAGTCACGCAGGAGGAACGCGCATGA